In Deinococcus reticulitermitis, one genomic interval encodes:
- a CDS encoding alpha/beta hydrolase family protein gives MTEPQGVPGQSAPSQNAPGPSVPGGEWVRLGDDDHPSYLQVPEGCQAGRCPLVVVSHPRLQGAERMIKSASVSVLTRALLRANFVVLLSGDGGTNTWGSPEALRRVAVTQREATGKFRWNGRTYALGISMGGLLSLRSALPGSPYPVGGVALLDSWVNLRSAWHSAASRRREIGAAYGKDAQATAPGPHLDPLALSQRSAPTPLFVVYSPDDKVVPARSNAELLRAHAEQEVSRFVRLSGPHLGGNRFSSDLAAQLVAFYRRLEDRAVFRQTQEFPGLPSAGTASAPGSAEQ, from the coding sequence GTGACGGAACCTCAGGGGGTGCCCGGCCAGAGTGCGCCCAGTCAGAACGCGCCGGGCCCGAGTGTGCCGGGGGGGGAGTGGGTGCGGCTCGGCGACGACGACCATCCCTCCTACCTCCAGGTGCCGGAAGGCTGTCAGGCCGGGCGCTGCCCGCTCGTGGTGGTGTCGCATCCCCGCTTGCAGGGGGCCGAGCGCATGATCAAGAGTGCGTCGGTGAGCGTGCTGACCCGCGCGCTGCTGCGGGCCAACTTCGTGGTGCTGCTCAGTGGGGACGGCGGCACCAACACCTGGGGCAGCCCCGAAGCCCTGCGTCGGGTGGCGGTCACGCAGCGCGAGGCGACCGGCAAATTCCGCTGGAACGGGCGCACTTACGCCCTGGGCATCAGCATGGGGGGCCTGCTTTCGCTGCGCAGCGCGCTGCCCGGTTCGCCCTACCCGGTCGGCGGCGTCGCCCTGCTCGACTCGTGGGTGAACCTGCGCTCGGCCTGGCACAGTGCCGCGTCCCGCCGCCGGGAGATCGGGGCGGCCTACGGCAAGGACGCCCAGGCGACGGCCCCGGGGCCGCACCTCGATCCCCTCGCGCTCAGCCAGCGCTCGGCGCCGACGCCGCTGTTCGTGGTGTACAGCCCTGACGACAAGGTGGTGCCGGCGAGGAGCAACGCTGAACTTCTCCGGGCGCACGCCGAACAGGAGGTCAGCCGCTTCGTGCGCCTCAGTGGCCCGCACCTCGGCGGCAACCGTTTCAGCTCCGACCTCGCCGCGCAACTCGTCGCCTTTTACCGCCGCTTGGAGGACCGCGCCGTCTTCCGCCAGACTCAGGAGTTCCCCGGCCTGCCGAGCGCGGGCACGGCGAGCGCCCCCGGCAGCGCGGAGCAGTAG
- a CDS encoding sulfurtransferase, with product MNYAKDVLVSTDWAAQNLNTPGVRFIEVDEDILLYETGHLPGAAKVDWQQDFWHPVERDFIGADEVSALLGRLGIKEGDLIVLYGDKSNWWASYAYWFLKYSGVRNPLKLMDGGRQKWVAEGRELSTDAPEFTPTEYPPLTRDESLRAYRDEVKAHIETVRSGQGAMVDVRSPDEFSGKVTHMPNYPQEGVLRGGHIPGARNIPWARATNEDGTFKSADELRTLYGSEGVTPDKDVIAYCRIAERSSHSWFVLRELLGYPQVRNYDGSWTEWGNAVGLPIEKSYRED from the coding sequence ATGAACTATGCCAAAGACGTACTGGTGAGCACCGACTGGGCCGCGCAGAACCTGAACACGCCGGGGGTGCGCTTTATCGAGGTCGACGAGGACATCCTGCTGTACGAGACTGGGCACCTGCCCGGCGCGGCGAAGGTGGACTGGCAGCAGGACTTCTGGCATCCGGTCGAGCGCGACTTTATCGGCGCGGATGAGGTCAGCGCATTGCTGGGCCGCCTCGGGATCAAGGAAGGCGACCTGATCGTGCTCTACGGTGACAAGAGCAACTGGTGGGCGAGCTACGCCTACTGGTTCCTGAAGTACAGCGGGGTCCGCAATCCCCTCAAGCTGATGGACGGCGGGCGCCAGAAGTGGGTGGCCGAGGGCCGCGAGCTGAGCACCGACGCGCCTGAATTCACGCCTACCGAGTACCCCCCCCTGACCCGCGACGAGAGCCTGAGGGCCTACCGCGACGAGGTCAAGGCGCACATCGAGACAGTCCGGAGTGGGCAGGGCGCGATGGTCGACGTCCGCAGCCCCGACGAGTTCTCGGGCAAGGTCACCCACATGCCCAACTACCCCCAGGAAGGCGTGCTGCGCGGCGGCCACATCCCTGGCGCGCGCAACATTCCCTGGGCGCGGGCGACCAACGAGGACGGCACTTTCAAGAGTGCCGACGAGCTCAGGACGCTGTACGGAAGCGAGGGCGTGACCCCCGACAAGGACGTGATCGCCTACTGCCGCATCGCCGAACGCAGCTCCCACAGCTGGTTCGTGCTGCGCGAACTGCTCGGTTACCCCCAGGTCCGCAACTACGACGGCTCGTGGACCGAGTGGGGCAACGCGGTGGGCCTGCCCATCGAGAAAAGTTACCGCGAAGACTGA
- a CDS encoding GNAT family N-acetyltransferase codes for MDFLAVSPSELLRWQAAALYTFDSRGRMVGVNEPGFTAAEREPAPRFFLGRSEGGNVWRVRHDVPDDLAADLEALARTEPASVPKGELPQSAEAVRDALSRSAPLTSKWRGPAYWLPELGLPIPEHAVQLNAENQRLAEVHFPALLGRPWGSRVGPVTAAVVGGQAVALCTCARFTARVAEAGVRTAEAYRGQGHALAAVTLWAALVRASGRVPLYSTSWDNLASQRVAARLGPPSTPKTGPSLDLPPDP; via the coding sequence ATGGACTTCCTGGCCGTTTCCCCCAGTGAGCTCCTGCGCTGGCAGGCGGCAGCGCTCTACACCTTCGATAGTCGGGGCCGCATGGTGGGGGTGAACGAGCCTGGCTTCACCGCCGCCGAACGCGAACCCGCGCCGCGCTTTTTCCTGGGCCGCAGCGAGGGCGGCAACGTCTGGCGCGTCCGCCACGACGTTCCTGATGATCTGGCCGCCGACTTGGAAGCTTTGGCCCGCACCGAGCCGGCCTCTGTGCCGAAGGGTGAGCTGCCCCAGAGCGCGGAAGCGGTGCGCGATGCCCTTTCTCGCTCGGCACCGCTGACCTCCAAATGGCGCGGCCCGGCTTACTGGTTGCCGGAGCTGGGCCTGCCCATTCCAGAGCACGCCGTCCAGCTCAACGCGGAGAATCAGCGCCTGGCCGAGGTCCATTTCCCCGCACTCCTCGGGCGGCCCTGGGGGAGCCGCGTCGGTCCGGTGACGGCAGCCGTCGTAGGCGGCCAGGCGGTGGCCCTGTGCACCTGCGCCCGCTTCACCGCGCGGGTGGCCGAAGCCGGGGTCCGAACGGCGGAAGCCTACCGGGGCCAGGGCCACGCCCTCGCCGCCGTTACCCTCTGGGCTGCCCTTGTGCGCGCCTCGGGCCGCGTCCCTCTCTACAGCACAAGTTGGGACAACCTCGCCTCCCAGCGGGTGGCCGCGAGGCTGGGGCCGCCCTCTACGCCGAAGACTGGTCCCTCACTTGACTTGCCCCCAGACCCGTAG
- a CDS encoding DUF2726 domain-containing protein, with amino-acid sequence MTPPAPLGCLAALFGLRQAPAAPEPAPTSRTQTVPDTLPVSAKRYFFSRSEQAFFRALEEAITGSGYRAFPNVRLNDLFTIDDPAQRGAVLGRLRDKHVDFVLVDPAEAFRPVLALELDGASHGRPEQQYRDAVKDVIFKSGGLKLVRLPARAYSAPELRERLAREGLRLRR; translated from the coding sequence ATGACTCCTCCCGCTCCCCTTGGCTGCCTCGCTGCGCTGTTTGGCCTGCGCCAAGCTCCTGCCGCCCCCGAGCCGGCCCCCACCTCCAGAACACAGACGGTGCCGGACACCCTGCCCGTCTCGGCCAAACGCTACTTCTTCTCGCGCTCCGAGCAGGCTTTTTTCCGCGCGCTCGAAGAGGCGATCACCGGAAGCGGCTACCGGGCCTTTCCGAACGTGCGCCTGAACGACCTCTTCACCATCGATGACCCAGCTCAGCGCGGCGCGGTCCTCGGGCGGCTGCGCGACAAGCACGTCGATTTCGTGCTCGTGGACCCCGCCGAGGCGTTCCGGCCCGTGCTCGCCTTAGAACTCGACGGCGCCTCGCACGGGCGCCCCGAGCAGCAGTACCGCGACGCCGTCAAGGACGTGATTTTCAAGTCGGGAGGGCTGAAGCTCGTGCGCCTGCCTGCGCGGGCGTACTCGGCCCCGGAGCTGCGTGAGCGTCTCGCCCGCGAGGGCCTACGGCTGCGGCGCTGA
- a CDS encoding SufE family protein, whose translation MTAPALPPKLQEIVSLFKSAPKSLRLQALLDYSRKLPPLPAKYAEHPEFLKPVPECTSPFFLVTEPGEAGGVNLFFKVPEEAPTVRGYAGILHEALNGADPETILNVPDQFYMDMGLTELITPMRLRGMGAILMRLKNEVRAGEAPQTSA comes from the coding sequence ATGACCGCCCCCGCGCTGCCCCCCAAGTTGCAGGAGATCGTGAGCCTGTTCAAGTCCGCGCCCAAGTCGCTGCGGCTCCAGGCGCTGCTCGACTACAGCCGCAAGCTGCCGCCCCTGCCGGCCAAGTATGCCGAGCACCCCGAGTTTCTCAAGCCGGTGCCCGAGTGCACAAGCCCCTTTTTCCTGGTGACCGAGCCGGGCGAGGCGGGCGGCGTGAACCTCTTTTTCAAGGTGCCGGAGGAAGCCCCCACCGTGCGTGGCTACGCGGGCATCCTGCACGAGGCCCTGAACGGCGCCGACCCCGAGACGATCCTGAACGTGCCGGACCAGTTCTACATGGACATGGGCCTGACCGAACTGATCACCCCGATGCGCCTGCGCGGCATGGGCGCGATCCTGATGCGCCTGAAAAACGAGGTGCGCGCAGGGGAAGCCCCGCAGACAAGCGCTTGA
- a CDS encoding arginine--tRNA ligase — translation MDLKAQLKAAVEAAAAQLGVPVDAAIQETPASKPGDYGTPAAFQMAKAGGGNPAQIAAQLAGAVQLPAGIKKVEAAGPFLNFFLDVGAFVRAVVDTPFAMTQEAGKVVIEHTSVNPNKELHVGHLRNVVLGDSMARIFRAAGHTVEVQNYIDDTGRQAAESIFAVEHYGRVWDGVRKYDHWLGEGYVQLNADPAKESLESGIREVMHKLEAGILRPIVEQTVKAQLETCFRIGAHYDLLVWESDVVGSGFLKQAMNILGGSRYTSHPTEGKYAGAFVMDVSEFMPGLEEPNVVLQRSDGTAMYVAKDIGYQFWKFGLFEGMKFKPFMPDPGGHTIWTSAPDGEPDTDRRFGHAGEVINVIDSRQKHPQLLVKSSLGVAGEQEKEARSVHLSYEFVNLDGQTISGRKGVTLSVDYALEEAAKRGFAELLDKNPELAARDDAQEIARRIAVGALRFAMLRNEPSRAFDFKLDQATALSGDTAPYVQYAAVRAANILRKAEAEGHSVGGPEADWEALPDVDLVLAKQVARLPEIVAQSVRIHSPHVVAQYALDLATSFNAWYNAKDRRGKPATNVLQSEDGLREARLALVARVRRAFEDTLELIGIEIPDAM, via the coding sequence ATGGATTTGAAGGCCCAACTCAAAGCCGCCGTCGAAGCCGCCGCCGCGCAGCTCGGCGTGCCGGTCGACGCCGCGATTCAGGAAACCCCGGCGAGCAAGCCCGGCGACTACGGCACCCCCGCCGCCTTCCAGATGGCGAAGGCCGGGGGCGGCAACCCCGCCCAGATCGCCGCGCAACTCGCGGGAGCGGTGCAGCTGCCTGCCGGCATCAAGAAAGTCGAGGCCGCCGGCCCCTTCCTGAACTTCTTCCTCGATGTCGGTGCCTTCGTGCGTGCGGTGGTGGACACGCCCTTTGCGATGACGCAAGAAGCCGGCAAGGTGGTCATCGAGCATACCTCGGTCAACCCCAACAAGGAACTGCATGTCGGGCACCTGCGCAACGTGGTTCTCGGCGACAGCATGGCGCGCATCTTCCGCGCGGCGGGGCATACGGTGGAGGTCCAGAACTACATCGACGACACCGGGCGCCAGGCCGCCGAATCCATCTTCGCTGTCGAGCACTACGGACGCGTCTGGGACGGCGTGCGGAAGTACGACCACTGGCTCGGTGAGGGCTACGTGCAGCTCAATGCCGATCCCGCCAAGGAGTCGCTCGAAAGTGGCATCCGCGAAGTCATGCACAAGCTCGAAGCCGGTATTCTGCGGCCTATCGTCGAGCAGACGGTCAAGGCCCAGCTCGAAACGTGCTTCCGCATCGGCGCGCATTACGACCTGCTCGTCTGGGAGTCGGACGTGGTGGGCAGCGGCTTTCTGAAGCAGGCCATGAACATCCTGGGGGGCAGCCGCTACACGTCTCACCCGACGGAAGGCAAGTACGCCGGCGCCTTCGTGATGGACGTGTCGGAGTTCATGCCGGGCCTCGAAGAACCCAACGTCGTCCTCCAGCGCTCGGACGGCACCGCGATGTACGTTGCCAAGGACATCGGCTACCAGTTCTGGAAGTTCGGGCTGTTCGAGGGCATGAAATTCAAGCCCTTCATGCCGGACCCGGGCGGCCACACCATCTGGACGAGTGCGCCGGACGGCGAGCCGGACACGGACAGGCGCTTCGGGCACGCGGGCGAGGTCATCAACGTGATCGACTCGCGCCAGAAGCATCCGCAACTCCTCGTGAAAAGCAGCCTCGGCGTCGCGGGCGAGCAGGAGAAAGAGGCTCGCAGCGTCCACCTCAGCTACGAGTTCGTGAATCTCGACGGTCAGACGATCAGCGGGCGCAAGGGCGTGACCCTCAGCGTGGATTACGCGCTCGAAGAAGCCGCCAAGCGCGGATTCGCCGAACTGCTGGACAAGAATCCCGAACTCGCCGCCCGCGACGACGCCCAGGAGATCGCCCGGCGTATCGCAGTGGGGGCGCTGCGTTTCGCCATGCTGCGCAACGAGCCGAGCCGGGCGTTCGACTTCAAGCTCGATCAGGCGACGGCGCTCAGCGGCGACACCGCCCCCTACGTCCAGTACGCGGCGGTGCGCGCGGCCAACATCCTGCGCAAGGCCGAGGCGGAAGGCCACAGCGTCGGTGGTCCGGAGGCCGACTGGGAGGCGCTCCCCGACGTGGACCTCGTGCTCGCCAAGCAGGTCGCCCGCCTCCCCGAGATCGTCGCCCAGAGCGTGCGCATCCACTCGCCGCACGTGGTCGCGCAGTACGCCCTCGACCTCGCCACCTCCTTCAACGCCTGGTACAACGCCAAGGATCGGCGCGGCAAACCTGCCACCAACGTCTTGCAGTCTGAAGACGGCCTGCGCGAGGCCCGGCTCGCCCTCGTCGCGCGGGTGCGCCGGGCCTTCGAGGACACCCTGGAGCTGATCGGGATCGAGATTCCGGACGCGATGTGA
- a CDS encoding (Fe-S)-binding protein: MLPLGHQIAFFVFALVAGLFGVWGFYRLFLRVRRGAPASEWRWQGAPGRIGYALWTSLTQERTFRRRPWVSALHALIFYGFTYYLLVNVVDGLEGYFRFTISSENPLGAAYNLLADLLSFGVLVGVIGLLIRRLYHPSRRDFRFTEKTLLHPLVKENFIKRDSLIVSSFILFHVGSRLVGNAAKMVEEARLHGGNYDAFQPFSSALGSVAFSGLSDPAIHGWRIFGFWGALASILAFLSYFPYSKHIHIFMAPLNYALRRPTHSGVLPPMKGLEEAMEQEEPRLGAEKLEDLEWPRLLDAYACIQCNRCQDVCPANATGKALSPAALEINKRMELNVIAAHPSPFTLKPAAFETGASTAKPLLEYAINEESVWACTTCGACMQVCPVQDEQMLDIVDIRRNLVMVQGEFPPQLQTAFRGMERASNPWGISRDKRMEWAEGLRVPTIDENPEPDVIYWVGCAAAYDPGAQKVARSFVQLLDKAGVNYAVLGKKEACTGDSARRAGNEFLYQQLAQENVETLNMVAPKLIVATCPHCMNAIGNEYRQIGGDYRTIHHTEYLEQLVTAGRLPLADIGDHVVYHDPCYLGRHNGVYDAPRTLLTKMAGDILEIERQRENSFCCGAGGAQFWKEEEEGRERVSDNRFRELQARLDSAAERVAEYEQGGGQAGANEKVVAVGCPFCKAMMNSTPEKQKRDDILVKDVAEIMLESVMRATGETPLPTGPEEGASPLHQPEVVSAPNAQVPMHVTGRRDSVGSPVTGHTAADHLNKQPGSPKTHGPTHPEPQAEHPEGVTGRKAWKPKADVNPETPLQTTPPQTDAGAGPTTGAARKSWKPRPSPDDVSAVPVSTPDVPPALAGVAAAPAAPITEGARKTWKPRAQPPAGEAGSGGLSSDDVSAAPVPTTVSADSPVTPTATPARKAWAPQARTETGATSAAPQDDVSPAPVAQATPAPAPSGPQGTGRKAWTPRAKSQEQAPVQADSVQESVQDPLPQPAPQASFPTPPGERKKWAPKGSAAAPAVPAAPITKHVVLEQVGVNGLEEGPQATSAPDASQSDTPVTTTPATAQGESDPSASETGRKKWQPKKG, translated from the coding sequence TTGCTGCCCTTAGGACATCAGATCGCCTTTTTCGTGTTTGCCCTCGTCGCCGGGCTCTTTGGCGTGTGGGGCTTTTACCGCCTGTTCCTGCGCGTGCGCCGGGGGGCTCCCGCCAGCGAGTGGCGCTGGCAAGGGGCCCCGGGGCGCATCGGCTACGCGCTGTGGACCAGCCTCACGCAGGAGCGCACCTTCCGGCGCCGCCCGTGGGTCAGTGCGCTGCACGCGCTGATCTTCTACGGGTTCACCTACTACCTGCTCGTCAACGTGGTGGACGGGCTCGAGGGCTATTTCCGCTTCACCATCTCCAGCGAGAACCCGCTCGGGGCGGCCTACAACCTGCTCGCGGACCTGCTGAGCTTCGGCGTCCTGGTCGGCGTGATCGGGCTGCTGATCCGGCGGCTGTACCACCCCAGCCGGCGCGACTTCCGCTTTACCGAGAAGACGCTGCTGCACCCCCTCGTCAAAGAGAACTTCATCAAGCGCGACTCGCTGATCGTCTCGTCGTTCATCCTGTTTCACGTTGGGAGTCGCCTCGTGGGCAACGCCGCCAAGATGGTGGAGGAAGCCCGGCTGCACGGCGGCAACTACGACGCTTTCCAGCCCTTTTCCTCGGCGCTCGGGAGCGTGGCGTTCAGCGGTCTCAGTGACCCGGCGATTCACGGCTGGCGCATCTTCGGCTTCTGGGGGGCGCTGGCCAGCATCCTCGCCTTCCTGAGCTATTTTCCCTACTCCAAGCACATCCATATCTTCATGGCGCCGCTGAACTACGCGCTGAGGCGCCCCACCCACTCGGGCGTGCTGCCTCCGATGAAGGGCCTCGAAGAGGCGATGGAGCAAGAAGAGCCCAGGCTCGGCGCCGAGAAACTCGAAGACCTGGAGTGGCCCCGGTTGCTCGACGCCTACGCCTGCATCCAGTGCAACCGCTGCCAGGACGTGTGCCCGGCCAACGCGACCGGCAAGGCGCTCAGCCCCGCCGCGCTCGAGATCAACAAGCGCATGGAGCTGAATGTAATCGCGGCGCACCCGAGCCCCTTTACCCTCAAGCCCGCCGCCTTCGAGACGGGCGCGAGTACCGCCAAACCGCTGCTCGAATACGCGATCAACGAGGAATCGGTGTGGGCCTGCACGACCTGTGGGGCCTGCATGCAGGTCTGCCCGGTGCAGGACGAGCAGATGCTCGACATCGTGGATATCCGGCGCAACCTCGTGATGGTGCAGGGCGAGTTTCCGCCGCAGCTTCAGACCGCCTTCCGGGGCATGGAGCGCGCGAGCAACCCCTGGGGCATCTCGCGCGACAAGCGCATGGAGTGGGCCGAGGGACTCCGGGTTCCCACCATCGACGAGAACCCCGAACCCGACGTGATCTACTGGGTCGGCTGCGCCGCCGCCTATGACCCCGGCGCCCAGAAGGTGGCGCGGAGCTTTGTCCAGCTGCTCGACAAGGCGGGCGTGAACTATGCGGTGCTCGGCAAGAAGGAAGCCTGTACCGGAGACAGTGCCCGGCGCGCGGGCAACGAGTTTCTGTACCAGCAGCTCGCCCAGGAGAACGTCGAGACACTGAACATGGTCGCGCCGAAGCTGATCGTGGCGACCTGCCCGCACTGCATGAACGCCATCGGCAACGAGTATCGGCAGATCGGCGGGGACTACCGCACCATTCATCACACCGAGTACCTCGAACAGCTTGTGACCGCGGGGCGGCTGCCGCTGGCCGACATCGGCGACCACGTCGTCTACCACGATCCCTGCTACCTCGGGCGCCACAACGGCGTGTACGACGCGCCGCGCACGCTGCTCACCAAGATGGCGGGCGACATCCTGGAGATCGAGCGTCAGCGCGAGAACTCGTTTTGCTGCGGGGCCGGGGGTGCACAGTTCTGGAAGGAAGAGGAAGAAGGGCGCGAACGCGTCTCCGACAACCGCTTCCGCGAGTTGCAGGCGCGGCTCGACTCCGCCGCCGAGCGGGTGGCCGAGTACGAGCAAGGCGGCGGCCAGGCCGGGGCCAACGAGAAGGTCGTGGCGGTGGGCTGCCCCTTTTGCAAGGCGATGATGAACTCGACGCCAGAAAAGCAGAAGCGCGACGACATCCTCGTCAAGGACGTGGCCGAGATCATGCTCGAAAGCGTGATGCGGGCGACCGGCGAAACGCCGCTGCCGACCGGCCCGGAGGAGGGCGCCTCGCCGCTGCACCAGCCCGAGGTCGTCTCGGCGCCCAACGCGCAGGTGCCGATGCACGTCACCGGCCGGCGCGACAGCGTGGGCTCGCCCGTGACCGGCCACACGGCGGCGGACCACCTGAACAAGCAGCCGGGAAGCCCCAAGACCCATGGCCCCACCCACCCCGAGCCCCAGGCCGAGCACCCTGAAGGGGTCACTGGGCGCAAAGCCTGGAAGCCCAAGGCCGACGTGAACCCGGAGACTCCCCTTCAGACCACTCCACCCCAGACCGACGCAGGCGCAGGCCCGACCACGGGCGCGGCCCGCAAGAGCTGGAAGCCCAGACCCAGCCCGGACGACGTGAGCGCCGTTCCGGTGTCCACCCCGGACGTGCCCCCCGCGCTGGCAGGGGTGGCGGCGGCCCCCGCTGCACCCATCACCGAGGGCGCGCGCAAGACGTGGAAACCCAGGGCTCAGCCGCCCGCGGGCGAAGCGGGCAGTGGTGGGCTGAGCAGCGACGATGTGAGCGCGGCCCCGGTACCGACGACGGTCAGTGCCGACTCCCCGGTCACGCCCACGGCGACCCCTGCGCGCAAAGCCTGGGCGCCCCAGGCGAGGACCGAGACTGGAGCGACTTCTGCCGCTCCGCAAGACGACGTGAGCCCAGCACCGGTGGCCCAGGCGACGCCTGCGCCCGCTCCGTCCGGGCCGCAGGGCACGGGCCGCAAAGCCTGGACGCCCCGGGCTAAATCCCAGGAGCAGGCCCCGGTTCAGGCTGACTCCGTTCAGGAGAGCGTTCAGGACCCGCTGCCCCAGCCGGCTCCGCAGGCGAGCTTCCCCACGCCGCCTGGCGAGCGCAAGAAATGGGCGCCGAAGGGGAGTGCGGCGGCTCCGGCTGTTCCGGCAGCGCCCATCACCAAGCATGTCGTGTTGGAGCAGGTCGGCGTCAATGGCCTGGAAGAAGGGCCGCAGGCCACCTCGGCCCCTGACGCCTCCCAGAGCGACACTCCAGTGACGACCACGCCGGCCACCGCCCAGGGGGAAAGCGACCCGAGTGCCTCTGAGACGGGCCGCAAGAAGTGGCAGCCGAAGAAAGGTTGA
- the sthA gene encoding Si-specific NAD(P)(+) transhydrogenase, with product MTQTSVSAAEAAPHTYDLLVIGSGPGGQRAAIQAAKLCKKVAIVEKRVVVGGVCINTGTIPSKTFREAVVHLTGYHERGLYGDSFMVKEDLNIQDLLLRTNAVISHELDVIRSQLHRNRVEVISAEASFSGPHTLRLHDVRPGQEGAWREVSAENIVIAVGTRAARDPKIPFDGERVLISDDILNMTALPRSMAVIGGGVIGCEYASMFAALGVRVTLIDKRPRLLEFVDDEIADILAYQLRQNRMTLRLGEDVRSVGHVTDPAGERVRVTLESGKEVTADLVLYSIGRVGAVESLNLGAAGLEADGRGRIRVNELYQTAQPHIYAVGDVIGFPSLASVSLEQGRLAACHAFGIPTQSVPELFPYGIYTIPEISMVGKTEEELTAAGVPYEIGKAQYKEIARGQIIGDREGTLKLIFHLESRALLGVHIIGAGASELVHIGQAVMAFGGTVDYFVNTVFNYPTLAECYKTAALDGINRLGPVPELEPKLEPPPEVGEVVSGD from the coding sequence ATGACCCAGACGAGCGTTTCCGCTGCCGAGGCGGCGCCCCACACCTACGACCTGCTTGTGATCGGCTCCGGCCCCGGCGGGCAGCGCGCGGCGATTCAGGCGGCCAAGCTCTGCAAGAAAGTCGCCATCGTGGAAAAGCGGGTGGTGGTGGGCGGCGTGTGCATCAACACCGGCACCATCCCGAGCAAGACTTTCCGTGAGGCCGTCGTGCACCTGACCGGCTACCACGAGCGCGGGCTGTACGGCGACAGCTTTATGGTCAAAGAGGACCTGAACATCCAGGACCTGCTCCTGCGGACCAACGCCGTGATCAGCCACGAACTCGACGTGATCCGCTCGCAGCTGCACCGCAACCGGGTGGAAGTGATTTCGGCGGAGGCGAGCTTCAGCGGCCCGCATACGCTGCGCCTGCACGACGTGCGGCCCGGTCAGGAGGGAGCCTGGCGCGAGGTGAGCGCCGAGAACATTGTGATCGCAGTGGGGACCAGGGCCGCGCGTGACCCGAAGATTCCTTTCGACGGCGAGCGCGTCCTGATCAGTGACGACATCCTGAACATGACGGCCCTGCCGCGCTCGATGGCCGTGATCGGCGGCGGGGTGATCGGCTGCGAGTACGCCAGCATGTTCGCGGCGCTCGGGGTGCGCGTCACCCTGATCGACAAGCGCCCCCGGCTGCTCGAATTCGTGGACGACGAGATCGCCGACATCCTCGCGTACCAGCTGCGGCAAAACCGCATGACGCTGCGGCTCGGCGAGGACGTGCGGAGCGTGGGGCACGTCACCGACCCGGCGGGGGAGCGGGTGCGGGTCACGCTGGAGAGTGGCAAGGAGGTCACGGCGGACCTCGTGCTGTACTCCATCGGGCGGGTGGGGGCGGTGGAGAGCCTCAACCTCGGTGCGGCGGGGCTGGAGGCCGACGGGCGCGGGCGCATCCGGGTCAACGAGCTCTACCAGACCGCGCAGCCGCACATCTACGCGGTGGGCGACGTGATCGGCTTTCCCTCGCTCGCCTCAGTCAGCCTGGAGCAGGGCCGCCTCGCCGCCTGCCACGCCTTCGGCATTCCCACCCAGAGCGTGCCGGAACTCTTTCCCTACGGCATCTACACCATTCCCGAGATCAGCATGGTGGGCAAGACCGAGGAAGAACTCACGGCGGCGGGCGTGCCCTACGAGATCGGTAAGGCGCAGTACAAGGAGATCGCGCGCGGCCAGATTATCGGGGACCGCGAAGGCACCCTCAAGCTGATCTTCCACCTGGAGAGCCGCGCCCTGCTCGGCGTCCACATCATCGGGGCCGGAGCGAGCGAACTCGTGCATATCGGGCAGGCGGTGATGGCCTTCGGCGGCACGGTGGACTATTTCGTGAACACGGTGTTCAACTACCCCACCCTCGCCGAGTGCTACAAGACCGCCGCGCTCGACGGCATCAATCGCCTCGGCCCAGTGCCGGAACTCGAACCCAAGCTGGAGCCCCCGCCGGAGGTGGGCGAGGTGGTGAGTGGGGACTGA